One window of the Nicotiana tabacum cultivar K326 chromosome 4, ASM71507v2, whole genome shotgun sequence genome contains the following:
- the LOC107817777 gene encoding TOM1-like protein 1: MSDNNLLDKVSAFGERLKIGGTEVGQKITAGMSSMSFKMKELFQGPNQADKLVEEATAETLDEPDWAMNLELCDMINHDRINSVELIRGVKKRIMLKSPRIQYLGLVLLETIAKNCEKAFSEIAAERVLDEMVKLIDDPQTVVNNRNKALVLIEAWGESSSELRYLPVYEETYKSLRSRGVRFPGRDHESLAPIFTPPRTVSASEPDVTLAQQIQHEIPRENFSAEQTKEAFDVARNSVELLTTVLSSSPQQDALQDDLTTTLVQQCRQSLNTVQRIIETAGDNEALLFEALNINDEVQKALSKYDELKKPMVVSSEPEPAMIPVAVEPDESPRAGKEDALIRKPAGSRSAVHGGNDDMMDDLDEMIFGKKAGGTSESGHDTKKQQSPKDDLISF; encoded by the exons ATGAGTGACAACAATTTGTTGGATAAAGTCAGCGCCTTTGGGGAGCGCTTGAAGATTGGGGGAACGGAGGTTGGGCAAAAGATCACTGCTGgaatgagctcgatgagtttcAAGATGAAGGAGCTTTTCCAAGGCCCAAATCAGGCTGATAAGCTTGTCGAGGAAGCCACAGCTGAAACTCTGGATGAACCTGATTGGGCTATGAATCTTGAGCTTTGTGACATGATTAATCACGATAGAATCAATAGTGTTGAACTGATAAGGGGCGTAAAGAAAAGGATAATGCTGAAGAGCCCTAGGATTCAGTACTTAGGGTTGGTGTTACTTGAAACTATTGCAAAGAATTGCGAGAAGGCATTCTCAGAGATTGCAGCTGAGAGGGTTCTGGATGAGATGGTGAAGCTGATTGATGACCCTCAAACTGTTGTTAACAATCGGAACAAGGCCCTGGTGTTAATTGAAGCTTGGGGAGAATCATCGAGTGAGCTTCGCTATTTACCTGTGTATGAAGAGACTTACAAG AGTTTGAGATCCAGAGGGGTACGTTTTCCTGGTCGTGACCATGAAAGCCTAGCTCCGATCTTCACTCCTCCAAGAACAGTGTCAGCTTCAGAACCAGATGTTACTCTGGCACAGCAAATCCAACATGAAATTCCACGGGAGAACTTTTCAGCTGAACAGACAAAGGAGGCATTTGATGTGGCTAGAAATAGTGTAGAGCTTCTGACAACTGTTTTGTCCTCTTCACCTCAACAGGATGCTCTGCAG GATGACTTGACAACTACGCTAGTACAACAGTGTCGCCAGTCCCTCAATACTGTTCAGAGAATCATCGAGACTGCTGGAGATAATGAGGCCCTCCTTTTTGAAGCCCTGAATATAAATGATGAAGTCCAAAAGGCCCTCTCGAAGTATGACGAGTTGAAGAAACCTATGGTTGTTTCATCAGAGCCAGAACCTGCCATGATTCCAGTTGCTGTGGAGCCCGATGAGTCCCCCCGTGCTGGAAAAGAAGATGCTCTGATCAGAAAACCAGCAGGCTCCCGGTCTGCAGTCCATGGAGGGAATGATGACATGATGGATGATCTTGATGAGATGATTTTTGGTAAAAAAGCGGGTGGCACATCTGAATCAGGACATGACACAAAGAAGCAGCAATCACCAAAAGATGATCTCATCTCATTTTGA